The Lathyrus oleraceus cultivar Zhongwan6 chromosome 5, CAAS_Psat_ZW6_1.0, whole genome shotgun sequence genome includes the window TTCATTTGCATCTCACTCctttctctctctctttttttctttctttctctctcaaCAGTGAGAGAGACAAAATAAGTGGCTTCTCTATCAATACACCAAAAATTgaaagcaaaacaaaacaaaggcGCGTTTGTTTTCGCCTTCACTTCTCATAAACACGTCTAGAACAGAACAATCCTCCCAGGGGTATTCAAGTCATTTTCCCACCCATGTTCCTATCCACTAACTTGAACGCCAACAACGACACTCCGTTTCTCTCCCACGGTGGCGCCGCCAGGTTCTCATTCATCACTGCGCTTTCCACGCCTTCCACTGCGGCGCTTCTCTTCACGGCCTTCGCCGGCGGCATCTCCCTCGTTGCTGTCGTCTTCTTCTTCTATGGTGCTAGTAGGTAAAATATCAAAGTCCCCTCAAATGAACGAATAACAGAAAGGCTCGTCTCAATCGCAATCGCAATCGCAAAAACCCTAGCTCAATCCCTCACTCTCACTCAGACATAGATGATTTTGTTTTCGATTTCGATTCCGATTTCGTTCCACTAAAAAAGGTACAAAAACAAAGTGCATATACAAGGAATTTATAGATGAATCCCCTTAAACGAAGTAACAATTCATCTTCGTCGTCTTCCAATAATTCCTCTCCTTCATCATCATCGTCGTCTTCATCATGGATCCATTTGCGTTCGGTTCTATTCGTTGTTACTTCTTCTTCACCAGCTTCTTGTTCATCCTCTGATCGGTGAGTTCTTCTTCTCCCTCATTTTGCTCTCACTTGATTTTGCTTTTTCACTTTTTTTGCTCTAAGATTTTTATTACTCTGTTGTGTTTATTTCGTGCCAGATCTCCAATTTTGGATTTCACCGATCTTGCTGTTACTGTCAGCTAGGTTGATCAGCATGAATGTTTTGCCATTTTGTGCTTCGTGCTTTCTAATTTGGGTCTGTTTGTTCGTTTTCATTTCAGTCTGAGTGTGTAGAATGGTTGATTTTTGAAATTGCAATGcttttaaaaatgaaaaaatacaAAGCAATTTTTGATATTGTGTGAAAGGAACAGGAAGGCCGAAAAGGACGAGATAGTTGGAGGGAGACAGATCTCTATTTTGGTTTATGTAAGACGTTTTCTGTCTTTTTGTGTGTAAGAGGTTTCTTCAATCTGAAGTTCTTTTCCTCTTGTTTTGGAATTTTTATTCTCTCATTCCTATATCTCGAGTCATGTCAATCAAGTTGTCCATAAATCACCATGGTTATGGATAATGTAACTTGATTGTGATCTTTATTGGGTATCAAAACCCTTTATCTAGCTTTGTATTTTGCTTAGATCTTCCTAAGCAAGATGGAAGATCTATGCTTAAAATAAATTTAAGTGAGTATGCTCATTTTGAGACTGAAGAAATATTTTTTCTGGAAATAATCAAACCCTCTGGCATCTAACTTGATATAAGGAAATACATATCGTAGGTGCGGTATGTCAAATATCACCGCCTCAAACTCTTTAGGCTTTAATATTGTAGATGTTTTCTGGATGCTTATCCGAGCTATGTTGATGTGTCTCAAGTCTTCAACAGTTTCTGTATACTTCACATCTCATTCCTTTATACTTTTAAGTTACATCACATAAGTTTTTACTTGGAATAGTTTGGTTCATCCCTCCTTGATAAGGTAATTCTGTTTCCATAAGCTTTTTCAAATACTATGTCAAATGCTTATGTATACCGGTTGATAAGCCCATCCAAAGCACCCGAAGTTTGTTTCCATATGTAGATATATAGCGGCATATTACAATATTGTTTATATTATTGGAGGACTATTAGAACTGAATGCATTTAATCCTTTTGACATTATGGAAATAAGATAGTTCGACATGAAAACGTTTTTCTCTGGAATCCATAAATTTAATGAAATAATAAATGTGTGAAATTTGTCACAGAATGGTAATGCACATGGATTTCTAACTGTTAAATGCTAAATATGTGTATGTTTGACCATTTTTTCCATTGGGAGTGAAGAAAGTCATGATTTGCTCGGTCAAGTATATCAATTCCACTGGAGCATTTTGATTTGCTTTTAAAATGTAATATTAGATTTTCAGTGTACTTTTTAACATATTTACCGGAGGACTAAATGTCATAAATGATTGTTTTCTGCCTATTCTATGTTCTAAACATATTTACATTAGTATTAATGAGTAATTATTTGTAACAATTTCAGAGGTCGTCTTAAATCACCATGGTCACGCCGGAAAAGAAAACGTGTCCTTTCTCCTCAACAATGGAAAAACTTGTTTACCCATGACGGGAAAATTCGCGATGGTGGACTAAAGTTCCTGAAAAGAGTTCGCAGTGGAGTGAGTTTTCTAGTTTATCTGTTTAAATTTCAATTTGGTGTTTTTGGTGGTTCATTTTGATATTTATTATATCATGAATGTCTGATACAGGGTGTTGATCCTAGTATAAGAGCTGAAGTTTGGCCTTTCCTACTTGGAGTGTGAGCATTCTTTCGTGGTTCACTTCTAAATGATGTTTATTTATTTGGTTCATACATGAAATCTAAGAAGTATGGATCTTTAGACAAAGACATTGTCAAAAGACGGCATACACATGAAGCAAAATTTAAAGCTTCCCATCAATATTTGAATTTTAAATACTCATTTGGTGTTGTTTCTTTTTTGTAATTCAAAGTGTCTGTTCTTCATGATTCGAACAGAATGAAATTGGATTATATCTCGGTCTTTTTTTCACATTATCCATCAGGATGGGTATTGATTACCTATCTTGTGATGTATTATATTTTATGTGCTATTTGAATTTATTCCCCGTTTTCCCCTTCTATTTTCATTTATCTAGATATGCTATTGTATGATTACTGATTACTCTTTCATTTAAACAGGTATGACTTGGACACTACCAAAGAAAAAAGAGATGCTATACGAACTCAAAATAGGTAAGCATACATGTTTACATGCAATCCAGGCTTGATTCATCATCTTTTGCCGGTCTTTAAAACATCATTTGTTTGCTCTTCCCCTTTTCCTTTTGTTCAGTTTAACATACTGTTATTTTTATTCTAAATATTTAAACACAGAAAGAAGTATGAGAAACTCCGTAGACAATGCCGCCAGTTGTTGAATTCCAACAGTGGGAGCTTTAAGTTCTTTGAAATAGGTGAAATCAGCTATGAGGGAGATGGCGTGAGTCTTGTTCAAGATTCTGGTTCTCCTAGTTCTGAAGATGCAGCAAGTGCCCGAGAATCCCTTTCCAGTGGGGAGCAGAGCCCAGATTTTGAATATTCAGATGATCCATCCATTTCCCTGTTGGAAGGAGATGATGCTCCCAACAGCAGCTATGCTGATGCCTCTGCCCTCGATTCAGATTCCACCGACTCAGATTCCTCAGAAAGTCCCGGAGTAATTCAGACATTTCCTTCTGACGacactttggaagagaacaacgCCGAGACAACTTCCAAGGAGAATTCTTCTCCCTCACAAATGAATGACACTTCAAAACTACGAAGTAGTGAAGACTTTGCCACATGGCAACGGATCATCCGACTTGATGCAGTACGTGCCAATGCAGAATGGATGCCATACTCTCCCTCTCAAGCTATTGTACATGAAAGCAGGGCACATCGATCTGCAGAGGCTGTTGGTTTGAAGGATTATGGTCACCTAGATGCTGGCAGAATCTTTCATGCTGCTCGGCTGGTTGCTATTCTTGAAGCATATGCACTATACGACCCTGAAATTGGTTACTGCCAGGGCATGAGTGATCTGTTATCTCCTATAATAAGTGTTATATCAGAAGATCACGAGGCATTCTGGTGTTTTGTTGGATTTATGAAGAAAGCTAGGCAGAATTTCAGGCTTGATGAGGTGGGTATTAGAAGGCAACTTGATATAGTTGCAAAAATAATCAAGTTTAAGGATTCCCACCTGTTTAGGCACTTGCAGAAGCTCCAGGCCGAGGATTGCTTTTTTGTGTATAGGATGGTGGTGGTATTGTTTAGAAGGGAGTTGACATTTGAACAAACTCTTTGCCTTTGGGAAGTAATGTGGGCAGATCAAGCAGCAATCAGATCTGGTATTGGGAAATCTGCCTGGAACAGAATTAGGCAGCGTGCTCCGCCAACAGACGACTTATTGCTTTTTGCAATAGCGGCCTCCGTGTTACAAAGAAGGAAATTAATTCTTGAGAAGTATAGCAGCATGGATGAGATCATTAAGGAATGCAATGGCATGGCAGGACAACTCGATGTTTGGAAACTCCTGGATGATGCCCATAACTTGGTGGTCACCCTTCATGATAAAATGAAAATAGAGGCATCATTCCGATGACCGCAGCTGATACATAAACTACTTTATTATATCCTCTTCGAAAGATCTTTAGTTTCAGGCTGCTGGATATCCCCTCTTGCGCCGGACAATAAGCACTGCAAATACTGGGTTTATTAAAATGAATCTTGCTGCTTGCTGAAACTTTCCACTGCTTATTTACAATCTTAAGTTTCAATAGTGCTGGTTAATGTGGGAAATGAAGTTGGTTACATGTTatgtttatttcttttttttctttctctcttcTCTTTTGGCCTATacatttttcttccttttaatttCAATTCTGATTTGAGACGAGCACCTTTGCCAAAAGCAGGTAGGTAGGTGCAATGTAATCTTTAGTAGAAGAGACTGAGATTTCTTCGACATCTACGAATGTTGTCCTTTTTGACTGAATCTGAACTCTCGAATCCTTTGACTTTTTAGATGCTGACTGAGTAGGCATATAGAGTTTAGTTGATATAACAGGATAATTTAATAGATCTAGATCTAGGTTGCATGCAAACTAACGGCCGCATAATTTTGATGCGTTTAAAATCAACGAAAGATCAAAGTTTGTGAACTTAAATTAAGGTCGTGTTTATTAATAAAATGGACGATGCCAAATAAAACAAATTATTTGGTGGCCCATATGGATGTATGCACATATTCGAGCATGCCATTGGCCAGTTGTATCCCTCcatatttttatatttttgaaaCAGTTATTATTTATCatcaaaatttattttatttttgtattttttgaaaatCAAGTATTTTTGCCGGTATTTTATAAAGTTTTTGGTGAAAAATATTGGAAACTTTAAAAATTTCAGGTAATTTCCTGAAAATCACCTTTATTAGAAATTACTGAAATTTCTGGAAAActaaaatttttaaaaatttcaaatttttatCGAAAACTTTTCCCATTCTCAGAAAACTTTTCCCATTCTCAAATTTTTCGATGGTATTGCAGAAAAATATTTTACTTGTGTGGTTTGGCCGGGTCTTCTACATATTCTTGTATAGATTTTATACCGTTCTTGGTATGTTTTATATATAACAAGTTTAATTTAAATGTTTTTCCGTCTCTATATGATATTGATAAAATACTTTTCATATTGAGCCATTTAAAAGATCATGAAAGATAGTTCGTGAATGACATGACGAAGTATATTATGGCCCCAAGGTACATAGTTGTTACTTTGAAAGACAAAGACCGAGAAAACTTCACCAGTGTTACCCAGGTGTTTAAAGCTAGATCTACATACAATGCGAGCAAGAGAAGTCCATTGACAAAAATGCAAATGTTGTCGAATCTTATTCATAGAGAAAAATACACGTGCTGAACTAGAAATAGGGAAGAcaaatgttgttgttgatatctTTCAGGCACATCCTGATTCAGTGAAGTTGTTGAATATATTTTATTTGGTGTTGATTTTTGATTGTACATACAATACAAATAGGTAATGGTCAAATGTTAATTTTTGATATCTTTTGGACATATTTTGATTTATCAGATTTTTTATCATGTGCATCGTGATTATATAGGTACCGACTACCACTGCTTGAGATTGTTGGTGTTACGTAAATAAAGTTGACGTTTTCGGTAGGCTTTGCGTATTTGGAACATAAAGGAGCTGAAAACTTTAAATGGGCATTGGAGAAGCTCAAAGAGTTGTTCTTTTTCAAGAATTTGCTACCGAAGGTTGTGGTGACGGACCGAGAACTTGTGTTGATGAGGTTGTGGCGAAGGACCTGGAACTTGCGTTGATGAATGCCATGGAACTTGTGTTTCCAAATTCAACTCATCTGTTGTGTTCGTTTCATatttcaaaaagtatttaaaTCAGAAAGACAAGAACATGTCATGGATCTATGGAACAATATCATGTATGCTAATAGAGAAATCGAGTTTATCAAACACTTAAAGCACTTTGAGACTGTTTGTGCTGATATTCCTTTATTTGTTACGTATGTGAGTGAAACATGGTTGAAACCTTATAAAGAAATGTTTGTTGCTGCTTGGACTAACAAAGTGACTCATTTAGAGAACACAATAACGAACAGGTACACGAACGTCATTTCGATGTTATTACATTACTAAACATAATTTAACATATATTTCTATTTATGGTTTTTAGGATGAAGTCTGCTCATTGGAGACTAAAAAACTTGTTGGCTACAAGCCAAAGAGATTTAGTCCGAAGTTGAGATGCCATGAACACCATGTTGAAGTTACAACTAGGATCAATCAGGGTCTCGTTTTAAAAAGTATTGTCAATATTGAGCATCGGTATAACACTGCATTCTATATCAACTTGCACGATTTTGTTTCAAGACAGTGTATACAACATATTGAAAAGGAATAGAAAGGGTAAAATTTATTGGTGCAAGCCAAGATGCATGTGGTTGCTTCATTAGAACAACACATGGATTACCGTGTGCTTGTCAACTTGCCAATTTCCAGATACAAGGCAATCCTCTTCCTTTAGAACCAATTCATATTTTTTGTTGAAGAAATTACACATTGAAGAGTTTGATGTTAGTCATGAAGAAGTGGTACACAATTAGATTTAGAAGCATAGTGTGAAGAGTTGAAGACATATTTCAGTACTTTGGATATTATAGGGCAGAGAGTGTTGAAGAAAAAAGTATGACCACAActttaatgtgactttgatcacggggattaacgattgtcccactaggaagtgtgccaggtgcatgggagtttgaagctaactgttgggcaatttgacccatctgaatttcaagattttttatggatgctgtagtgtttttctgattatttcgagtctcctcttggaattggatgttgtgagCAGCCATTTTTTCAATTgcgatctcccaatctgccttcttaggtacctgttgttgctgctgctgatattgattttgatattgaccctgtGCCTGCTGTTGCTGGTTccctctttggtctttccatgcaaaatttggatgatttttccaccccggattgtatgtgttggagtagggattgttctgctttaaaatttttatatcttcgatctgttgcggtgttgcaaaacaatgaacaatattgtgtggtccattgcaaatgtcacacacttcactcggtgcctgttgcacttgagccaccttctgagcacctatgtttagtgctctcaaccttttctctacctctgcagcaacaacttcttcaattttcacctgtttatttgtctcaagcttcaagtcaataactgcagatttgcttgataccctgtcatagaactctaaatgctcgttcgaggcaatagcttcaattatcttcttcataccggtggctgttgcaaagttggctgagccaccagctgctgaatcaaggatttgtcttgtttgaattcgaagaccattgacgaacatttgcatttgttcagtttcatccatgttgtgagtaggacaagccactaggattctcttgaatcgtttgtaggcatctcctagtgactcaccctccttctgtttgaagtttaggatctcatatcttttccgcaatgacacagatgcgggaaaatactcttgcaagaatgttgtttccatgtgctcccatgtagtgatactacccgcaggtaaggaatagaaccactcttcagcctcatctgctaaagtgaatgggaacatacgaagtcAGACTGCTTCTTCACTATGTCCAGGCGTTTTCAGTGTTGTGCTCATGGTTAAAAATCtttgcagatgcttgttggcatcttcattcactcttccagagaaggaccttctttcgagttgattaatggtgCTGGGATGCGGCTGGAATTGTTCCACAATaactggttggttgacaattgtcatacgaccacccggggtgttggttcaaccatagtcaccgaggagtctctctggtggtggtggattagcagccatgatttcaggaactgtttccgtGTCTGAATCcgaattctctgagtgcactgaaacaacttcttcctccgctttctctgctaattccagtttctTTCTCTTAGCTTGTCGGAGTCGAGTGCGAAGAGTTCTTTAtggatctgcgtcaaaaggaaaatccgctgaggccttacctcgcataaacaagttagacaaaaattagaattgaataacaaaattgtcacagataaaattttggttggcaagcaacaaaatttcgatagaatagaaattaaaatatgtagtttggcaatccccgacaacggcgccaaaaacttgatcggaaaaatagcaagtgtactatttttaccgatgtagtaataaggagttttatttccaagtatcgatctcaaggattgcgtaggaaatacttattttaatttgattctattagaacaaaaagataatggtttggttgttttggaatttataatagtaaacacaaaaatagtaaaaataattgattaagataaaagatgctagggtgagtggttgagtta containing:
- the LOC127081586 gene encoding rab GTPase-activating protein 22 yields the protein MNPLKRSNNSSSSSSNNSSPSSSSSSSSWIHLRSVLFVVTSSSPASCSSSDRGRLKSPWSRRKRKRVLSPQQWKNLFTHDGKIRDGGLKFLKRVRSGGVDPSIRAEVWPFLLGVYDLDTTKEKRDAIRTQNRKKYEKLRRQCRQLLNSNSGSFKFFEIGEISYEGDGVSLVQDSGSPSSEDAASARESLSSGEQSPDFEYSDDPSISLLEGDDAPNSSYADASALDSDSTDSDSSESPGVIQTFPSDDTLEENNAETTSKENSSPSQMNDTSKLRSSEDFATWQRIIRLDAVRANAEWMPYSPSQAIVHESRAHRSAEAVGLKDYGHLDAGRIFHAARLVAILEAYALYDPEIGYCQGMSDLLSPIISVISEDHEAFWCFVGFMKKARQNFRLDEVGIRRQLDIVAKIIKFKDSHLFRHLQKLQAEDCFFVYRMVVVLFRRELTFEQTLCLWEVMWADQAAIRSGIGKSAWNRIRQRAPPTDDLLLFAIAASVLQRRKLILEKYSSMDEIIKECNGMAGQLDVWKLLDDAHNLVVTLHDKMKIEASFR